In Bacteroides coprosuis DSM 18011, the following are encoded in one genomic region:
- a CDS encoding hypothetical protein (KEGG: bth:BT_2228 hypothetical protein~SPTR: Putative uncharacterized protein;~IMG reference gene:2504106352) encodes MSKDDFLLDDLDDEKTVEFIKNYLPQDLKEKFSDDQIYYFLDLIDEYYMESGVLDSSTDSDGFIDIDLDEIVEYVIKESKKDDMGEFDPEDILFVVQGEMEYGNSLGLVE; translated from the coding sequence ATGAGCAAAGACGATTTTTTATTAGATGATCTTGATGATGAAAAGACAGTAGAGTTTATCAAAAACTATCTTCCTCAAGATTTAAAAGAGAAGTTTTCAGATGATCAAATTTATTACTTTTTAGATTTGATTGATGAATACTATATGGAAAGTGGTGTTCTAGATTCTAGCACAGATTCTGATGGTTTCATCGATATTGATTTAGATGAGATTGTAGAGTATGTCATCAAAGAATCTAAGAAAGATGATATGGGAGAGTTTGATCCAGAAGATATTCTTTTTGTAGTACAAGGAGAAATGGAGTATGGGAATTCTCTTGGGCTTGTTGAATAA
- a CDS encoding hypothetical protein (KEGG: bfr:BF0723 hypothetical protein~SPTR: Putative uncharacterized protein;~IMG reference gene:2504106353): MQEVPSLIPHYIMQAIFFIAGAVCFLAALADAKWFFTSRNVAYLKKYFNRKGIRIIYAIIGVVLMGLALFFYYNLQQISFEKIR, translated from the coding sequence ATGCAAGAAGTTCCTAGCCTTATTCCTCATTACATCATGCAAGCCATATTCTTTATTGCTGGTGCAGTCTGTTTTTTAGCAGCACTAGCAGATGCAAAATGGTTTTTCACTTCTCGAAATGTAGCATACCTTAAAAAATACTTCAATCGAAAAGGTATTCGAATTATTTATGCCATTATAGGAGTAGTTCTCATGGGCTTAGCTCTCTTCTTTTACTATAATCTGCAGCAAATCTCTTTCGAAAAAATAAGATAA
- a CDS encoding Uncharacterized protein family UPF0079, ATPase (COGs: COG0802 ATPase or kinase~InterPro IPR003442~KEGG: bvu:BVU_1890 putative ATPase/GTPase~PFAM: Uncharacterised protein family UPF0079, ATPase bacteria~SPTR: Putative uncharacterized protein;~TIGRFAM: Uncharacterised protein family UPF0079, ATPase bacteria~IMG reference gene:2504106354~PFAM: Uncharacterised P-loop hydrolase UPF0079~TIGRFAM: ATPase, YjeE family), whose amino-acid sequence MEIKIDSLENIKQAAKEFVAAMGDRTVFAFYGKMGAGKTTFIKAVCEELGVTDVITSPTFAIVNEYRSDSTGELIYHFDFYRIKKLEEVYDMGYEDYFYSGAVSFIEWPELIDDLLPGDAVQVKIEEQEDGSRLVTID is encoded by the coding sequence ATGGAAATTAAAATAGATTCATTAGAAAACATAAAGCAAGCTGCCAAAGAATTTGTTGCAGCTATGGGAGATCGCACAGTTTTTGCATTTTATGGAAAAATGGGTGCTGGTAAAACTACATTTATTAAAGCAGTATGTGAAGAGTTAGGTGTTACAGACGTAATTACATCTCCAACATTTGCTATTGTTAATGAATATCGCTCGGATAGTACAGGAGAACTGATCTATCATTTTGACTTTTATAGAATTAAAAAGCTCGAGGAAGTCTACGATATGGGCTACGAGGATTATTTTTACAGTGGTGCTGTAAGCTTTATAGAATGGCCAGAACTCATTGATGATCTTCTGCCAGGAGATGCAGTACAAGTAAAGATCGAAGAACAAGAAGATGGTAGTAGATTAGTAACTATAGACTAA
- a CDS encoding ABC-3 protein (COGs: COG1108 ABC-type Mn2+/Zn2+ transport systems permease components~InterPro IPR001626~KEGG: bfs:BF0655 putative ABC transporter membrane protein~PFAM: ABC-3~SPTR: Zinc ABC transporter permease;~IMG reference gene:2504106355~PFAM: ABC 3 transport family): MEILQFKFFQFAIIGSLLASIACGIIGTYIVTRRLVFISGGLTHASFGGIGIGLYSGFSPLISAAIFSVLSAFGVEWLTKRKDTREDSAIAIFWTFGMAVGVIFTFLAPGFTPELSTYLFGNILTISQVDLIMLGTLSVALIAFFSLFIHPIISISFDREFSLSQGLPVHFFEYTLMLFIALTIVACLHMVGIVLVISLLTIPQMTANLFTNSFIKIIFSSIAIGFVGCLGGLFLSYLLHVPSGASIIFFSILIYVSCKLLKTIQLKKIIK; the protein is encoded by the coding sequence ATGGAGATATTACAATTCAAATTCTTTCAATTTGCTATAATAGGTAGTTTACTAGCTAGTATAGCATGTGGTATTATTGGCACGTATATTGTGACTAGACGATTAGTTTTTATTAGTGGAGGATTAACACATGCTTCATTTGGAGGAATAGGAATTGGTTTATATTCGGGATTTTCACCTTTAATTTCTGCTGCTATATTTTCAGTATTATCCGCATTCGGAGTAGAGTGGCTTACCAAGAGAAAAGACACCCGTGAAGATTCAGCAATCGCAATATTTTGGACTTTCGGAATGGCTGTAGGAGTTATTTTCACATTCCTAGCCCCTGGATTTACTCCAGAATTATCTACTTACTTATTTGGGAACATCTTAACTATTAGCCAAGTGGATTTAATCATGCTGGGGACTCTATCTGTTGCACTTATTGCCTTTTTTTCCTTATTTATACATCCTATTATATCTATTTCTTTTGATAGAGAATTTTCATTATCACAAGGACTACCTGTACATTTCTTTGAATATACACTAATGCTGTTTATAGCTTTAACAATAGTTGCCTGCCTACATATGGTGGGAATTGTTTTAGTTATATCCCTACTCACTATACCCCAAATGACAGCTAACCTATTCACCAATAGCTTTATAAAAATTATATTTTCATCCATAGCGATTGGGTTTGTTGGATGTTTAGGTGGATTATTCCTATCTTACTTATTACATGTGCCATCTGGAGCATCCATTATATTCTTCTCTATCTTGATTTATGTCTCATGTAAGCTTTTGAAAACAATTCAATTAAAAAAGATTATCAAATAA
- a CDS encoding hypothetical protein (KEGG: bfs:BF0656 hypothetical protein~SPTR: Putative uncharacterized protein;~IMG reference gene:2504106356), whose protein sequence is MGVLIVFLIAIGIIAFLAGILRNKKIDKKIESGELESYPEVKEVDTECCGQHSICEKDSLLAAVSKEIEYYDDEELDQFIGYSPEDYSEKQADMFRDVFYTMQETDVAGWVRSLMLRGIGLPNSIKDEVFLIVGERRFH, encoded by the coding sequence ATGGGAGTACTTATAGTTTTTTTAATTGCAATAGGTATTATCGCTTTTTTAGCTGGTATTTTACGAAATAAAAAAATAGATAAAAAGATTGAAAGTGGAGAACTAGAATCTTATCCTGAGGTTAAAGAAGTTGATACAGAGTGTTGTGGGCAACATTCTATCTGTGAGAAAGATAGTTTGCTCGCTGCAGTAAGTAAAGAAATAGAGTATTACGACGACGAGGAACTAGATCAGTTCATTGGTTATAGCCCTGAAGACTATAGCGAGAAGCAAGCAGATATGTTCCGTGATGTATTTTACACCATGCAGGAGACAGATGTAGCAGGATGGGTACGGAGTTTAATGCTTAGAGGTATAGGACTACCCAATTCTATTAAGGATGAAGTATTCCTCATCGTAGGAGAAAGAAGATTTCATTAA
- a CDS encoding 3-phosphoshikimate 1-carboxyvinyltransferase (COGs: COG0128 5-enolpyruvylshikimate-3-phosphate synthase~InterPro IPR001986~KEGG: bfs:BF0666 putative 3-phosphoshikimate 1-carboxyvinyltransferase~PFAM: Enolpyruvate transferase domain~PRIAM: 3-phosphoshikimate 1-carboxyvinyltransferase~SPTR: Putative 3-phosphoshikimate 1-carboxyvinyltransferase;~IMG reference gene:2504106357~PFAM: EPSP synthase (3-phosphoshikimate 1-carboxyvinyltransferase)~TIGRFAM: 3-phosphoshikimate 1-carboxyvinyltransferase) produces MRYQLQFPPEIKGKITLPTSKSISNRALIIYALTQNGILPNHLAVCDDTDVMKTALVSTNEVINILAAGTSMRFLTAYLSVTTGTRIITGTERMQNRPIHILVDALRKIGADIQYTDKKGFPPLRIVGKKLEGSKLSLDGSISSQFITALLLIAPTLEKGLQIELKGHIASKPYIDMTLALMNQCGAKAYWYMSNSIQVEPQPYKPTTLNIEPDWSAASYWFSIVALSDKAEILLTDMVIPSLQGDFKGAKEFEKLGVRYKQTPEGLHLFKTNQISSVIEIDFTEIPDLAQTFVVAATLLNVPFKFTGLDTLRIKETDRIDALVQEMKKLGYILVEKGNKELSWKGERCLAEQQPIIETYDDHRMAMAFAPAAIVFPHLLINEPDVVTKSYPNYWEDLTKAGVNLLKK; encoded by the coding sequence ATGCGTTATCAACTTCAGTTTCCACCCGAAATAAAAGGAAAAATCACGTTGCCTACATCTAAAAGTATCAGCAATAGGGCACTTATCATCTATGCTCTAACACAAAACGGGATCTTACCAAATCATTTAGCCGTATGTGATGACACAGACGTAATGAAAACAGCATTAGTTTCAACTAATGAGGTTATTAATATATTAGCAGCTGGTACGTCAATGCGCTTTTTAACTGCTTACTTATCGGTTACTACAGGAACAAGAATTATTACTGGAACCGAAAGAATGCAAAACAGACCTATTCATATACTTGTAGATGCATTAAGGAAGATTGGTGCTGATATCCAATACACTGACAAAAAAGGATTTCCACCTTTACGGATCGTAGGGAAAAAGTTGGAAGGCAGTAAATTATCCTTAGATGGTAGTATCAGTTCTCAATTTATTACTGCTTTACTACTAATAGCTCCGACACTAGAAAAAGGATTACAAATAGAACTAAAAGGACATATTGCATCAAAACCTTATATCGACATGACTCTAGCATTGATGAATCAGTGTGGAGCAAAAGCCTATTGGTATATGTCAAACTCAATACAAGTGGAGCCTCAACCCTATAAGCCTACAACTTTAAATATAGAACCTGATTGGAGTGCAGCATCTTATTGGTTTTCCATCGTTGCTCTATCAGATAAAGCTGAGATTTTATTAACCGATATGGTTATACCTAGTTTACAAGGAGATTTTAAAGGAGCTAAGGAATTTGAAAAATTAGGAGTTCGTTATAAACAGACTCCTGAAGGATTACATCTTTTCAAAACGAATCAGATAAGCTCTGTCATAGAAATTGATTTTACAGAAATTCCCGATTTAGCTCAAACCTTTGTAGTCGCTGCAACGTTACTAAATGTTCCTTTTAAATTTACCGGACTAGACACCCTTCGCATTAAAGAAACAGATCGAATAGATGCCTTAGTTCAAGAAATGAAGAAACTAGGATATATTTTAGTAGAAAAAGGAAATAAGGAGCTATCATGGAAAGGAGAACGCTGTCTTGCTGAGCAACAGCCCATCATTGAAACTTATGATGACCATAGAATGGCTATGGCTTTTGCCCCAGCAGCAATTGTCTTTCCACACCTACTCATCAATGAACCTGATGTAGTAACAAAATCTTATCCTAACTATTGGGAAGACTTAACCAAAGCAGGTGTAAATCTGCTAAAAAAATGA
- a CDS encoding peptidase M28 (COGs: COG2234 aminopeptidase~InterPro IPR007484~KEGG: bfs:BF0657 putative aminopeptidase~PFAM: Peptidase M28~SPTR: Putative uncharacterized protein;~IMG reference gene:2504106358~PFAM: Peptidase family M28) — MKKSLLLSLLILFSFSVFSQTPIDKALRSITIQAAQSHINFLAHDELEGREAGFHGGRIAREYIISRLTELNITPLDSAYVQHFEAFRVDNQKKGKWQVDSDSIDLIQKSTHQKLAMSNILACIYGKKKDEYVIVGAHYDHLGIDPYLHGDKIYNGADDNASGVSAVLQIAKAFVESGVQPQRTVVFAFWDGEEKGLLGSKYFVQNYSHLSQVKGYLNFDMIGRNNKPEQPQHVVCFYTESHPTFGRWLEIDLIKYNLDLEPEIRPWDKPIGGSDNGPFALHNIPIIWYHTDGHPDYHKPTDHSEHINWEKVVEITKASFLNMWRMANEDIF; from the coding sequence ATGAAAAAGTCACTTTTATTATCCTTATTAATTCTTTTTTCATTCTCTGTTTTTAGTCAGACGCCTATTGATAAAGCTCTAAGAAGTATTACGATTCAGGCAGCTCAATCTCATATTAATTTTTTAGCTCATGATGAATTAGAAGGTCGTGAAGCTGGATTTCATGGCGGAAGGATTGCTAGAGAATATATTATATCACGATTGACAGAATTAAACATCACTCCTTTAGATTCAGCTTATGTCCAACATTTTGAAGCATTTCGTGTGGATAATCAAAAGAAAGGCAAATGGCAGGTTGATTCCGACTCTATAGATTTGATTCAAAAAAGTACTCACCAGAAGTTGGCTATGTCAAATATCTTGGCATGTATTTATGGGAAAAAGAAAGATGAATATGTTATTGTTGGAGCACATTATGATCATTTAGGTATTGATCCTTATTTACATGGAGATAAAATTTATAATGGAGCTGATGATAATGCTTCTGGAGTTTCAGCTGTACTTCAGATTGCAAAAGCATTTGTAGAAAGTGGAGTCCAACCTCAGCGTACAGTTGTTTTTGCTTTTTGGGATGGAGAAGAAAAAGGTTTATTAGGTTCTAAATACTTTGTTCAAAACTATAGTCATTTATCTCAAGTTAAAGGTTACTTGAATTTTGATATGATTGGTAGAAACAACAAACCCGAGCAGCCCCAACATGTGGTCTGTTTTTATACAGAGAGTCATCCTACATTTGGCCGATGGCTAGAAATAGATTTGATAAAGTATAATCTTGACTTGGAGCCAGAAATAAGACCATGGGATAAGCCGATTGGAGGAAGTGACAATGGTCCATTTGCTCTTCATAATATTCCTATTATATGGTATCATACTGATGGACATCCCGATTATCATAAACCTACTGATCATTCTGAACATATCAATTGGGAAAAAGTAGTTGAAATCACTAAAGCTTCTTTTTTGAATATGTGGAGAATGGCAAATGAAGATATTTTTTAA
- a CDS encoding 5,10-methylenetetrahydrofolate reductase (COGs: COG0685 5 10-methylenetetrahydrofolate reductase~InterPro IPR003171:IPR004620~KEGG: chu:CHU_1435 5,10-methylenetetrahydrofolate reductase~PFAM: Methylenetetrahydrofolate reductase~PRIAM: Methylenetetrahydrofolate reductase (NAD(P)H)~SPTR: Methylenetetrahydrofolate reductase;~TIGRFAM: 5,10-methylenetetrahydrofolate reductase~IMG reference gene:2504106359~PFAM: Methylenetetrahydrofolate reductase~TIGRFAM: 5,10-methylenetetrahydrofolate reductase, prokaryotic form), whose protein sequence is MKVTEHIKYSNNKPSFSVEILPPLKGENIQDIFKALEPLMEIKPTFVDVTYHREEYEYKETKEGLWEKRIIRKRPGTVGICAALQNRFGVDAVPHVLCGGFTKEETENLLIDLHFLGIDNIVALRGDAVKSEIYFKPKKQGHRYANELVRQIDNQNQGIYLDNELLNTTKTNFCIGVAGYPEKHIESPNMDADIQFLKQKIDSGASYIITQLFYDNQKFYDFVEKCRAAGITTPIIPGIKPLSTKRQLNLIPYRFNVDIPIDLANDVIKAKTKEDVIEIGIEWMIEQSKDLYSKGFNLIHFYTMGKTDPICRLAKTIL, encoded by the coding sequence ATGAAAGTAACAGAACATATAAAATATAGTAATAATAAACCTTCTTTTTCTGTAGAAATCTTACCTCCCCTAAAAGGAGAAAACATTCAAGACATATTTAAAGCCTTAGAACCCCTAATGGAAATAAAACCCACTTTTGTGGATGTTACCTACCATAGAGAAGAATATGAATATAAAGAAACGAAAGAGGGATTATGGGAAAAACGTATTATTCGCAAGCGACCAGGTACAGTAGGCATTTGTGCCGCTTTACAAAATCGTTTTGGAGTAGATGCTGTTCCTCATGTTCTTTGTGGTGGATTTACAAAGGAAGAAACCGAAAATCTATTAATAGATCTCCATTTTTTAGGAATAGATAATATCGTCGCCTTAAGAGGAGATGCAGTAAAAAGCGAAATATACTTCAAGCCCAAAAAGCAAGGACATAGATATGCTAACGAGCTAGTCCGACAAATAGATAATCAAAATCAAGGAATTTATCTCGACAATGAATTACTGAATACAACAAAAACTAATTTCTGTATAGGAGTGGCAGGATACCCTGAAAAACATATTGAATCTCCCAATATGGATGCTGATATACAATTTCTAAAGCAAAAAATTGATTCAGGTGCCAGTTATATTATCACCCAACTTTTCTACGATAATCAAAAATTCTATGATTTTGTAGAAAAATGTAGAGCAGCAGGTATCACTACACCCATTATTCCAGGTATTAAACCTTTATCAACCAAACGTCAACTAAATTTAATACCGTACCGTTTTAATGTGGATATACCCATAGATTTAGCCAATGACGTAATAAAAGCAAAGACGAAAGAAGATGTCATAGAGATTGGGATAGAGTGGATGATAGAACAATCAAAAGATTTATATTCTAAAGGATTTAACTTGATTCATTTTTACACTATGGGAAAAACAGATCCTATTTGTAGATTAGCCAAAACTATCTTGTGA